A stretch of DNA from Parvularcula bermudensis HTCC2503:
CGCCGCCCGCATCGTTCGGCAGCGGCCAACCGAAGGTGTGCTGCACCAGTCCTTTGTGGAACTTCTCGTCCGGCACCTTCCACAGCTCTTTGATCCCAATGCCGTATTTCTGCGGCTCAGCATTCTTGTCGAGACCGAATTCCGAGATCACCTGTTTGGACAAGGAGCCGCGCACGCCCTCCGCCAGCAGGGTATATTTCCCGCGCAATTCCATGCCCGGCTCATAGCTGTCTTTCTTTTCCCCATCCCGGCCAATGCCGACTTCGCCGACGATCACCCCCGCAATGGCGCCATCCTCGGTCCTGATGAGTTGGCTGGCCGCCATCATCGGGTAGATCTCGACCCCCATCGCCTCGGCCTTTTCAGCCAACCAGCGGCACACACTCCCCATGGAAACCGCGTAACACCCGTGGTTCTTGATCATCTTCGGCATCGCCCAGATAGGCAGGGGCATGGAGCCGGCCGACCCCAGATAGAGGAACTTTTCATCGGTGACCGGGGTGTCGATGGGGCACTCCGCATCATCGCGCCAGTCGGGCAGCAATTCATCAAGGGCCTTTGGATCGAGGACGGCGCCGGAGAGAATATGCGCCCCCACCTCGGACCCCTTTTCCACAACGACCACGGAAAGGTCCCCGCCCTTTTCCTGTTCGAGTTGTTTGAGTCGGATCGCCGCGCAAAGCCCCGCCGGCCCAGCGCCGACAATAACCACGTCGAACTCCATGCTCTCCCGTTCGACAGGCGTATCGTCAAACATCATAAACTCCTTGCTCGGGCGCGATGGCCAGGTTGCTGAGTCGCCGGGGGAACCGCGGCGACGGTACGAACACTCCATCTATGGGAGCTGTGGCTTTTGGACAATGCGCCCTGTTTTCGCATAGCTTTGCAAGGCCCTAGGTATCGGCTTTCCGCTGAGCCGCCGGGCGGCTGAGGCCGCCGCAGCTCCTGTCGGCGCGCCTTTTCCCTGTCCGCGAGCCTTTTCAAAGACGGGGGAGGTCGCCAAGAAAAGGGGATGAGCGCGCCCCCCTCTTCGGCCCCCCCCTCTTCGTCCCTAGCGTCTTCGGCCCGTGTCTCATTGGATCGCGCGACGGCCCTTGCCCTGTTGGCGTGGTATCGGGCGAGCGGGGTCGACACCGCCGAGAGCGCCGAGCCCTCAGATATGCGGGACTGGCCGACCCATGGCTTTCCCGTCCCCCGCGCCCTTGCCGGGGGCGAGCGCCGCCCGCCTTTGCCTCCCGGCAACGAGGTCGCGCCGACAGCAAAGCCCCCCTCCTCGGCGGGGGGCAGCGACGAAGCTGTAATGGCCGCTACCGCCCTCGCTGAGGCAACGACGACCCTTCCAGCCCTCGCCGACGCCATTGCCGGGTTCGACGGCTGCCCCCTCAAAGCCGCGGCGCGCCGCACAGTGGTTTATGATGGGGTCATTGGTGCCCGTCTCCTGATCATCGGGGAGGGGCCCGGCCGGGACGAGGACCGCATCGGCAAGCCCTTTGTCGGCAAGGCCGGCGGCCTCCTCGACCTTATGTTGCACGCGATTGGCTATAGCCGGACCGAGGCGGATGGGCGCGGCGATGTCCTCATCACCAACGCCGTTTATTGGCGTCCTCCGGGCAATCGGGCACCGACGGGCGAGGAACAGGCCATCTGCCTCCCATTCCTGCGCCGGTTTATCACGCTCGCCGCCCCCGAGGTGATTATTTTGATGGGGAATGTCTCGACCCAAGCGCTCTATCCCGGCGCCCCGGGGATTACGCGAACCCGCGGGAGCTGGCGGGAATGGCCCCTCTCGGACGGACGCCAAGCCGCCGTGCTCCCGATGTTCCACCCCGCCTTTCTCTTGCGGGCGCCGGCACAAAAGCGCCTGGCCTGGGCGGATTTGCGCGCCGTGGCGGCCCGGCTGGCGGCGAGTTAGGGCTTCTCCCCGCGACCAGTCATTGGTACCAGTTCTGCATGATCGGGTTGGAGAGCTGAAGGGCGAGCCATGGCAGGGCAGGGGCTTCATTCAGGCAAGCGCAGGGCATGGGGGGCTTGGGTCCCCGGACGAAGGGTCGTGCGCGTGCTGGCGGGGATCGCCATCGGCCTGTCTTGCGGCCTCTCCGGCGCCCTCTCCGCCGCCGCCGCGCCGCACACCCCCCTCTCAAACGCCGATGCCGCGCGCTATGAGAAGATCTTCGCCCTCCAGGCCGACGCCAAATGGACCGAGGCGGATCGTCTCATCGCCGCGCTCGATAACGATATCCTGCTCGGTTATGTGCTGGAGCAACGATATTTCCACCCCACGGCTTACCGGTCGAGCTATCCCGAATTGAAAAGATGGCTCAGTGCCTATGCCGATCATCCCACCGCCGACCGGGTCTATGACCTCGCGATGAAACGCCGGACCGGCGCCCCGCCACGGCGTCCTCAGGCGCGGCCCTGGCGGTCCCGGGCCCAAGTTCCCCTTCCCCCCGCGCTGCTCACCGACTACCGCGAGACGCCGATCGACCGTGGTCGGGTCGACACCATTGAACGTCACTTGCGGGCGCTGTGCCGTCAGGGAAAACCGGCTGAGGCGCTGAATTATTTAATGGCCCCCGCCCAGTTCAACGACCTCACGGCGACCCAGACCGATCGGGTCCGTGGATGGATCGCCGCCGCCTTCTATTACGACGGCCAGCTGACCCGCGCGGCCCAGGTGGCACAGCAAGCGACCCAGCGATCGGGAGACGATGCGATCCTTTCTCATTGGATCCTCGGCCTCATTCATATGCGGCGTGACGATCCGGCCACCGCCTTTGGCCATTTCGCCGCCCAGGCGCGCAGTCCGTATCAGGAAGACAGCCTTCGCGCCGCAGCGGCCTTTTGGGCGGCCCGTAGCGCCCTTCGCAGCGGCTATACCGGTCAGGTGACGGATCACCTCAGCCTCGGCGCGGCCTATCCCTTCACCTTTTACGGCCAATTGTCGCTCGCCATGCTCGGGCTCGAATCGGGAATTGACTGGTCGATCCCGCCCCTCACCCAGCGCCAATTCGATCAGCTGGTGGCCAAGAACCGGCGGGTGGAACGGGCCGCCGCCCTCGCCCAGGTCGGCCGCCGCGATGAGGCCGAGACCGAACTCAAATGGGCGCAGGGGGAATTGAGCGCGGCGGACGATCTCGCGCTGCTTTCCCTCGCCCAGGCGGCGCGTCTGCCGAATGCGCAATTGCTGATCGCCCATCAAGCCGCCGCCGAGACGCCGGCGAATGCCCATTTGCGCGGAGGATTGTTCCCTGCCCCGCCTTTTGCGCCGTCGAACGGGTTCGAGGTCGACCGCGCCGTGCTGTTCGGTCTGATCCGGCAGGAATCGAAATTCCTCCCCCACGCCTCGTCCCGAGTCGGGGCCAGGGGATTGATGCAATTGATGCCCAGGACCGCCTCCTATGTGGCGGATAAAGCAAATCTCAGCGCGGTCCACGCCAGCGAGCGCCTGCTCGACCCCGGCTATAACATGCAGCTTGGCCAATCCTATGTCCGGGATCTTCTTGAAACTTATCACGGGGGCACCGGCGACCTGATCGGCATGGCGCTCAGTTATAATTGGGGACCTGGCAATTATGCCCGCTGGAAGACCGCGACGGGGATCGACGATCCTCTCCTGATGATCGAAAGCGTGCCGAATGATGAAGCCCGTCACTTTGTGGAGACGGTCTTGACCAATTTCTGGCTCTATCGCGACCGGTTCGGCGAAGCGGCACCGTCACGGGACAGCCTCGCCGCGGGCGGGGACGCGGTCTATGTCAGCGTCGCTCAAGCGGGGCGGTAAGCGCCCCTCGCTGTTTCCCTTTGACCGAACAGCGGGGGCATTGTACGCCGCGCCTCCATTGGGTTCGGGGCGTAGCGCAGCCTGGTAGCGCATCTGCTTTGGGAGCAGAGGGTCGCAGGTTCGAATCCTGCCGCCCCGACCATTGGGGGCCTCGCCATGGTCCCCCCCCCTCGTCACGTCGCTTTCTGTGAGGTTCGGCCCGGCCTGCCAGGGGGCCTTTATCCCTAGCGTCCCTGCGCCGATCGGCGTATGTGCGTCCCATGCTCGCTCGTATCTACCGCCCCTCCCGCACCGCCATGCAGTCCGGCAAACGCAAGACCGAGCTGTGGGTCCTGGAATTTGAGGGTCGCAGCCCGCGCAAGACCGATCCGCTGATGGGCTGGACCTCCTCAGCCGACACGCTGGGGCAGGTTAAAATGACCTTCGACACCAAGGAAGCCGCCATCGCTTATGCGAAGGAACAGCGCCTTCCCTATCAGGTGCTGGAAAAGCCCGATCAGGCCCCCGTGCCGAAATCCTACGCTGACAATTTCGCCTTTCGTCGTCGGACGCCCTGGACCCATTAAGGGCCCCACTGCGCGGTTAATCGAAGGGGAGCCATTCGGGCGCACCAGGGTGTGACGCGCCAGCGCCCGCCGCTGTCGTGCCCCCTTGGGGGACAAGGCGACAACGGAACTCGGCCCCCCGGCCCTCGACCCACAAGCCTCGCCCCCTCCCCCCGTCCGTCCGGTTCGCGCCCGCCGCCAGCGCCCTTTCCTGGCGGGCGGCCAGATCGTCGAGGGGCGCCGAGAGGCAGGGGCCAAGATCGAAGGGATCGAAATGACCGTCCGTGGACAGCCCCTCCTGTTGCAGGAGCGCGAGGGCCGCACGACCGTCAGGGTGCGGCACCCCCACAATCTCCCTGACCCGTGGGGGGAGAAGCGAAAGATAGAGCGGATGGGCGGGCAGCAGCGCCTCGATAAACGCATTGCCCGCGGTCGCGTTGAGATGATCGGCCTCAAGAAAGCTCATGCCGAAAAAGGGCATCACTATATCGTCCCAGAACGGACGGTCGCCCGACGGGCCGACCCATCCGCGCATCTCCGCCATCAGGATATCGGCAAACGCCTCCCGGTGGTGGCGACAAAAGGCGATCGCGGCGGTCACCAGCGCCCGCCCGAGGGAGAGACCCCGACCGGCGGGGGAGACAAAGAGAGCCGCCAATTCCGAGGACGTACGATGGGCTGTCGAGACCTCGAGGATCTCATGGGCGAACGCCTTGCCCAGCGCCGGGAAGGCCTGAGGCGCCGTGGCAAGACGATAGGTCACAAAGGGACCACCGCTGCCCGAAAGCGCAAAGAGGGCCACACTGCCGAGGGGGACGCCCTCCCGCTCCGCCAGCAGATAGAGGGAGAGCGGCGGCTCACCGGCGCCCCCTCGCCCCGCCAAACGCTGCAGGCCCTGGACGCTCCGCTCGACCCGCGCGGTCAGGGCGTCGCCATCCTCGGGCAGGCTGGTCATGCCCCCGCCGCTCGCCCGGGCGAGGGCCAACAGTGCCGCCTCATCGCCATCACGCACAGGCCGCAGGGTAATGACCGAAGATGTCATCCCCGCCTCTTAGCATAGGCTGAGCGAAAGAGATGTCGCGGACGGGGCTTTGGCCCAAATGGCGACCCCTGCAGGACTCGAACCTGCAACCGTCGGATTAGAAGTCCGGTGCTCTATCCAGTTGAGCTAAGGGGCCGAAGCCGCCTCCTTATCGCGCGCCGTTGCCGGTTTCCAACAGGGATTGGCGATTTGCGCGCAAGGATCGACGCAAGGGCAGCGGCAGGGCGGGGAGGCGCCGCATCGCGCTGATCCCCACGGCCATGACGATCAAGGCGCCCCCGACAATGTCGCCGGTGCCCAACGCTTCGCCCACCGCCAGGCCAAGGGCCCCTGCCCAGAGAGGCTCCGTCGCATAGAGTAAGGAGGCCCGCTCCGGGCTGATCCGCGCCTGTCCCCAGCCCATAATGGTCTGGCTGTAGGCCGTGCCTATCCCAAAGATCGCGACCACGGTCAGAAGCGAGCCGTCCCACCGGGGCGCGGCCTCCCCCGACAGGCTCGCCACGCCGCCCGCCATCAGGGCAATCGCCAAGACCAGGACAAAGCTTACCCGCAGCGGATCCGCCCGTCGCATCACGAGACCAAGGAGGAACACTTCGGCGGCGATGCTCACGGCGCTGAGGGCGGCCAGGCCGTCCGTCGCGCTGAGGCCGAGATGGGCGCCGCCATGGGACATCGCCACAATGCCGCCCAGGGCCAAAAGGGCGCCGATAAAGACCGGCGCGGCCACCGGTCGCCGCCACACCACAAGGCCGATCACAGGGACGATCGGCACATAGAGCGCCGCGAGGAAGGCGACCCTGGCACTGGGCGCCGTTTGCAGCGCCACGGCCTGGGCCCCGTAGCCGACCAGGGCGACGGCCGCGAGGAGGATCCCGGCTTTAAGCTCATAGAAGGTGATCCGGCGGATCTGCTGAGGTCGCAGGGCCGCAAGGATCAGTGCCGCGGCCCCGAACCGCAAGGCGACGATGCTGAACGGGCCGGCGCCGTCCATGCCCATTTGCGTCAGCAGAAAAGTGGCGCCCCAAAGGGCCGCCACACTGGCCAAAGCAAGGGAGGGCCACAGCCCCGCCGCCGGATGCTCGATGCGCATAGGATCTCCATGAATGAAGAAGCCGCACAACTTGCGGCCCTGATATTCAGTAGATAAGGGATGTTGCGCCGTATGTGGCGCGCTTCTTACCGTCATTCGCCGCATAATCTGCGGCAGGAGAGGCCGATGCCCGCAGAGCGTTCGCTTGACAGAATCGACCGCGCCATTTTGGCCGAGCTGCAACATGATGGCCGCCTCACCAATCAGCGATTGGCGGAAAAGGTGGCGTTGTCCCCCAGCGCCTGCCTTGCGCGGGTGAAGCGGCTCGAGGCCGCCGGCGTCATTCGCGGCTATACGGCCCGCGTCGCGCCCAGCGCCCTTGGCCTGCCCGTGACCGTGTTCGCGGAGCTGACCTTGGCGACCCACGATCTGCGCCGGGTGCGGGCGGTGGAAGTCGCCCTGCGCGCGATGCCCGAAGTCGTCGAAGCGCTCCAGGTTTCGGGCTCCTACGACTATCTCGTCCGCTTCGTTGTTTCTGATATGGATCGCTGGTCCGTCCTGGCCGACAGCCTGTTTGACGGCGATCTGCCGCTGCAAAAAATCGTCACCGTGGTGATGATGAAAGAGATCAAGAGCGGCGGCATGCTCCCCATGGACACGGGCGCCCTCCCGTAAGCTACGCGCGCCCTTGAAGGGTCGAGGCGGTGGGCGATCACCTGGGGGCGGAGGAGAAAGCCCGCCATGTTGAAGGCGAGCCTCGGCCCCGCTGGCAGGCTATGTGTTGCACCGCAGCAATATCGACGGTAAGGCCTGCGTCT
This window harbors:
- a CDS encoding uracil-DNA glycosylase, giving the protein MSAPPSSAPPSSSLASSARVSLDRATALALLAWYRASGVDTAESAEPSDMRDWPTHGFPVPRALAGGERRPPLPPGNEVAPTAKPPSSAGGSDEAVMAATALAEATTTLPALADAIAGFDGCPLKAAARRTVVYDGVIGARLLIIGEGPGRDEDRIGKPFVGKAGGLLDLMLHAIGYSRTEADGRGDVLITNAVYWRPPGNRAPTGEEQAICLPFLRRFITLAAPEVIILMGNVSTQALYPGAPGITRTRGSWREWPLSDGRQAAVLPMFHPAFLLRAPAQKRLAWADLRAVAARLAAS
- a CDS encoding lytic transglycosylase domain-containing protein — encoded protein: MLAGIAIGLSCGLSGALSAAAAPHTPLSNADAARYEKIFALQADAKWTEADRLIAALDNDILLGYVLEQRYFHPTAYRSSYPELKRWLSAYADHPTADRVYDLAMKRRTGAPPRRPQARPWRSRAQVPLPPALLTDYRETPIDRGRVDTIERHLRALCRQGKPAEALNYLMAPAQFNDLTATQTDRVRGWIAAAFYYDGQLTRAAQVAQQATQRSGDDAILSHWILGLIHMRRDDPATAFGHFAAQARSPYQEDSLRAAAAFWAARSALRSGYTGQVTDHLSLGAAYPFTFYGQLSLAMLGLESGIDWSIPPLTQRQFDQLVAKNRRVERAAALAQVGRRDEAETELKWAQGELSAADDLALLSLAQAARLPNAQLLIAHQAAAETPANAHLRGGLFPAPPFAPSNGFEVDRAVLFGLIRQESKFLPHASSRVGARGLMQLMPRTASYVADKANLSAVHASERLLDPGYNMQLGQSYVRDLLETYHGGTGDLIGMALSYNWGPGNYARWKTATGIDDPLLMIESVPNDEARHFVETVLTNFWLYRDRFGEAAPSRDSLAAGGDAVYVSVAQAGR
- a CDS encoding ETC complex I subunit, whose amino-acid sequence is MLARIYRPSRTAMQSGKRKTELWVLEFEGRSPRKTDPLMGWTSSADTLGQVKMTFDTKEAAIAYAKEQRLPYQVLEKPDQAPVPKSYADNFAFRRRTPWTH
- a CDS encoding GNAT family N-acetyltransferase; protein product: MTSSVITLRPVRDGDEAALLALARASGGGMTSLPEDGDALTARVERSVQGLQRLAGRGGAGEPPLSLYLLAEREGVPLGSVALFALSGSGGPFVTYRLATAPQAFPALGKAFAHEILEVSTAHRTSSELAALFVSPAGRGLSLGRALVTAAIAFCRHHREAFADILMAEMRGWVGPSGDRPFWDDIVMPFFGMSFLEADHLNATAGNAFIEALLPAHPLYLSLLPPRVREIVGVPHPDGRAALALLQQEGLSTDGHFDPFDLGPCLSAPLDDLAARQERALAAGANRTDGGRGRGLWVEGRGAEFRCRLVPQGGTTAAGAGASHPGAPEWLPFD
- a CDS encoding DMT family transporter, producing MRIEHPAAGLWPSLALASVAALWGATFLLTQMGMDGAGPFSIVALRFGAAALILAALRPQQIRRITFYELKAGILLAAVALVGYGAQAVALQTAPSARVAFLAALYVPIVPVIGLVVWRRPVAAPVFIGALLALGGIVAMSHGGAHLGLSATDGLAALSAVSIAAEVFLLGLVMRRADPLRVSFVLVLAIALMAGGVASLSGEAAPRWDGSLLTVVAIFGIGTAYSQTIMGWGQARISPERASLLYATEPLWAGALGLAVGEALGTGDIVGGALIVMAVGISAMRRLPALPLPLRRSLRANRQSLLETGNGAR
- a CDS encoding Lrp/AsnC family transcriptional regulator encodes the protein MPAERSLDRIDRAILAELQHDGRLTNQRLAEKVALSPSACLARVKRLEAAGVIRGYTARVAPSALGLPVTVFAELTLATHDLRRVRAVEVALRAMPEVVEALQVSGSYDYLVRFVVSDMDRWSVLADSLFDGDLPLQKIVTVVMMKEIKSGGMLPMDTGALP